In a genomic window of Roseiflexus castenholzii DSM 13941:
- a CDS encoding nucleotidyltransferase family protein, protein MKAVILVGGLGTRLRPLTCNTPKPMIPLVNQPFIVHVLENLRNQGIDEVILCVQYLADRFREALGDGSVLGLKIHVIEEPEPLGTAGAVKNVEHMLDGSTFVFNGDVLTDLDLRAMLAFHRERGSKLTIALTPVEDPTAYGLVEMDETGHIRRFMEKPRVDEITSNLINAGTYIIEPELFRYVPPKQHYMFERGLFPVVLQTRDPMYGYPSPAYWTDIGTPSAYLEVHHDILVGKVRYRFHGKEIGNRVWLVGDADIHPRAQVIGPVVIGPGVKIGAGAQIIGPTVIGAGCVIGAQARIEGAVLWENNQIAEGVALRSCVVGSHNQIGARTHITDGAVVGDSCIIEADNRLERGIRIWPETHLKERSISF, encoded by the coding sequence ATGAAGGCAGTCATTCTGGTCGGTGGTCTCGGCACCCGTCTGCGACCGCTGACGTGCAACACACCCAAGCCGATGATTCCGCTGGTCAACCAGCCATTCATCGTCCACGTGCTCGAAAATCTGCGCAACCAGGGGATCGATGAAGTCATTCTGTGCGTGCAGTATCTCGCCGACCGGTTCCGTGAGGCGCTCGGCGATGGTTCGGTATTGGGCTTGAAGATTCACGTCATCGAAGAGCCGGAGCCGCTCGGCACCGCCGGCGCGGTGAAGAATGTCGAGCATATGCTCGATGGCTCGACATTCGTTTTCAATGGCGATGTGTTGACCGACCTCGACCTGCGGGCAATGCTGGCGTTCCACCGCGAACGCGGCAGCAAGTTGACCATTGCGCTGACGCCGGTTGAAGACCCAACCGCATATGGGCTGGTCGAAATGGACGAAACCGGTCACATCCGCCGCTTTATGGAAAAACCGCGCGTCGATGAGATCACCTCGAACCTGATCAATGCCGGAACATACATTATCGAACCAGAACTTTTCCGCTATGTTCCCCCCAAACAGCACTATATGTTCGAGCGTGGGCTGTTCCCGGTGGTGCTGCAAACGCGCGATCCCATGTACGGCTACCCCTCGCCAGCATATTGGACCGACATTGGCACGCCGTCGGCGTACCTGGAGGTGCATCACGATATTCTGGTGGGGAAAGTGCGCTACCGCTTTCACGGCAAAGAGATCGGCAACCGCGTCTGGCTGGTTGGCGATGCCGACATTCACCCGCGCGCTCAGGTGATCGGTCCGGTCGTCATCGGTCCAGGGGTGAAAATCGGCGCCGGCGCGCAGATCATCGGTCCGACCGTCATCGGCGCAGGATGCGTCATCGGTGCGCAGGCACGGATCGAGGGCGCCGTCCTCTGGGAGAACAATCAGATCGCCGAAGGTGTGGCGTTGCGATCGTGTGTGGTGGGCAGCCACAACCAGATCGGTGCGCGCACCCACATCACCGACGGCGCCGTCGTCGGCGACTCGTGCATCATCGAAGCGGACAATCGCCTGGAGCGCGGCATTCGCATCTGGCCCGAAACCCACCTGAAAGAGCGTTCCATCTCCTTCTGA
- the gap gene encoding type I glyceraldehyde-3-phosphate dehydrogenase, translating into MARVAINGFGRIGRQSFKAMLEQYSDDLEIVAINDLTDNETLAHLLRHDSTYGAFDGDVVVTNDRISVTFYGEDGDERQIDIVALEERDPAQLPWRNLGIDIVIESTGRFTDAEKARAHLQAGARKVIITAPAKGEDITICLGVNEDRYDNAVHHIISNASCTTNCLAPVAKVLNDRFGIRRGLMTTIHSYTMDQNLQDNVHKDLRRARAAAMNIVPTTTGAARAVALVIPELKGKFDGFAVRVPTPTVSMIDFVVELERSASVDEVNETFREAAQSKELEGILEVTEEELVSTDFIGSTASAIVDLPLTMALGGNLIKVIAWYDNEWGYATRIADLTAFIADEMEE; encoded by the coding sequence ATGGCACGTGTCGCAATTAATGGTTTTGGTCGAATCGGTCGTCAAAGCTTCAAAGCGATGCTCGAACAGTATTCTGACGACCTGGAGATCGTGGCCATAAACGACCTGACCGATAACGAAACGCTGGCGCATCTGCTGCGCCACGACTCGACCTATGGCGCATTCGACGGCGATGTCGTGGTGACGAACGACCGGATCAGCGTCACGTTCTATGGCGAGGATGGTGATGAGCGCCAGATCGACATTGTGGCGCTCGAGGAACGTGATCCGGCACAATTGCCCTGGCGTAATCTGGGCATCGATATTGTCATCGAGTCAACCGGACGCTTCACCGATGCCGAGAAAGCGCGCGCACACCTGCAAGCCGGTGCGCGTAAGGTCATTATCACAGCGCCCGCCAAAGGGGAAGACATCACCATCTGTCTCGGCGTCAACGAAGATCGTTACGACAACGCCGTGCACCACATCATCTCGAATGCGTCATGCACCACCAACTGTCTCGCGCCGGTTGCGAAAGTGCTCAACGACCGCTTTGGCATCCGCCGTGGATTGATGACGACGATCCACTCGTACACCATGGATCAGAACTTGCAGGACAATGTCCACAAGGATTTGCGGCGCGCGCGCGCGGCTGCGATGAACATTGTGCCAACCACGACCGGTGCGGCGCGCGCGGTGGCGCTGGTTATCCCCGAACTCAAAGGCAAGTTCGACGGGTTCGCCGTGCGGGTGCCGACGCCGACCGTCTCGATGATCGACTTCGTGGTCGAACTCGAGCGGAGCGCCTCTGTCGATGAGGTGAATGAGACCTTCCGCGAAGCGGCACAGAGCAAGGAACTGGAAGGCATTCTGGAAGTGACCGAAGAGGAACTGGTATCGACTGACTTTATCGGTTCGACGGCATCAGCCATTGTCGATCTGCCGCTGACGATGGCGCTGGGGGGCAACCTGATCAAGGTGATCGCCTGGTACGACAACGAATGGGGCTACGCCACGCGCATCGCCGATCTGACGGCATTCATTGCCGATGAGATGGAGGAATAA
- a CDS encoding RNA polymerase sigma factor, with protein MSTQAMPRVSAEASVGNVRRRNIPYECADIDRQTIAGMDLSLLQQHCQIESDRFFRGQPHDTRFAYELFRRALVERCEAAWEMLFYQYRALVESWVRRSSAFSSTGESSDYFVGAVFARFWQAITPERFASFPTLGSLLHYLQMCASCVVIDCARAQSWAEVIPEALTRGFDGMIDAPDEEAIDRVSREEFWHSINALLAGDAERCVIYHSFIMGRKPGEIYEMRRDLFESVTEVYNVKRNILGRLSRNRELRRMAGMSAS; from the coding sequence ATGTCCACGCAAGCAATGCCTCGTGTTTCAGCAGAGGCATCGGTTGGCAATGTTCGTCGACGAAACATTCCATATGAGTGCGCAGATATCGACCGGCAGACGATTGCAGGCATGGATTTATCTCTGTTGCAACAGCATTGTCAGATCGAGAGCGACCGGTTCTTTCGCGGGCAACCGCACGATACGCGCTTCGCCTATGAACTCTTTCGGCGGGCGCTCGTCGAGCGGTGCGAGGCGGCGTGGGAAATGCTCTTCTATCAGTATCGCGCCCTGGTGGAGAGTTGGGTGCGGCGGAGCAGCGCCTTCAGCAGCACTGGCGAGAGCAGCGACTATTTCGTCGGTGCGGTGTTCGCGCGCTTCTGGCAGGCTATCACGCCGGAACGCTTTGCATCGTTTCCAACGCTGGGATCGCTTCTGCACTATCTTCAAATGTGCGCCAGTTGTGTCGTCATCGACTGTGCGCGCGCACAGTCGTGGGCAGAGGTCATTCCTGAAGCATTGACGCGCGGGTTCGATGGTATGATCGATGCGCCGGACGAAGAGGCAATTGATCGTGTGTCGCGCGAGGAGTTCTGGCATTCGATCAATGCGTTGCTGGCAGGCGACGCCGAACGGTGCGTGATCTACCATTCGTTCATTATGGGGCGCAAGCCGGGTGAAATCTACGAAATGCGCCGCGACCTCTTCGAGAGCGTCACCGAAGTCTACAATGTCAAGCGCAACATTCTGGGGCGTCTGAGCCGCAACCGTGAGTTGCGCCGCATGGCGGGAATGTCGGCGTCGTAG
- a CDS encoding ferritin: protein MLSESIQQAINKQITHEFSASHAYMAMAAYFESLSLTGFAHWFRVQSEEEREHALRFFDYVNDRGGRVTLGAIDEPQNEFASPLDAFEHALAHEQRVTAAIHAIYTLAAQENDYATMSMLKWFIDEQVEEEKSAQEIIQHLKLIGDDGAGLLMLDRQLAEREGEEEE from the coding sequence ATGCTCAGCGAGAGTATTCAGCAGGCGATCAACAAGCAGATCACCCACGAGTTTTCGGCGTCCCATGCCTACATGGCAATGGCGGCGTACTTCGAGTCGCTGTCGCTGACCGGCTTTGCCCACTGGTTCCGGGTGCAGAGCGAGGAGGAACGCGAGCACGCGCTGCGCTTCTTCGATTATGTCAACGACCGTGGCGGTCGCGTAACTCTCGGCGCCATCGACGAGCCGCAGAACGAGTTCGCCTCGCCGCTCGACGCCTTTGAGCACGCCCTGGCGCACGAGCAGCGCGTCACTGCCGCCATCCACGCCATCTATACGCTTGCGGCGCAGGAAAACGACTACGCCACAATGAGCATGCTCAAGTGGTTTATCGACGAACAGGTTGAGGAAGAGAAGAGCGCACAGGAGATCATTCAGCACCTCAAACTGATCGGCGACGATGGCGCCGGTCTCTTGATGCTCGACCGGCAGCTGGCGGAGCGGGAGGGGGAGGAGGAAGAGTAG
- the csx2 gene encoding TIGR02221 family CRISPR-associated protein, producing the protein MKAITFLGARPQETCYVFPDGCEHVAPFFGLALAQYLPDLDFVVFTTELTAQFYHQYFASAQAASIQAVRIPDGRDDAELWQIFQAVVEIIEPNEAVVFDITHGFRSLPFLSFLAAAYLRKVKAIQLKHVFFGNFEMRDQSVTPHRTPVLDLTNFVELLDWMVGADLFVRFGDARDLATLLHTQHNRVKPDPKTASKDEMAAWNNSPIKATAKNLTKVSKALRVVRPAEVMEVSEQIYQQLPQAISSIGSLARPFNPLAEQVINSFQKIALGDNELKSERELIGWYLDRNQVFQAVALAREWLISWTMAQLGLYDQLLERDVRKRVEDALGAEVQRQSKNMTAEEHSGEGLDLSKLPSCNDVVKLFGQLGELRNDLMHAGKRKNPLTANKVEERASLLYEQVKKLEVDNVVNSDCA; encoded by the coding sequence ATGAAAGCCATTACCTTCCTCGGCGCTAGACCGCAAGAAACATGCTATGTCTTTCCAGATGGTTGCGAGCATGTTGCGCCCTTTTTCGGGCTAGCATTGGCTCAGTACCTTCCAGATCTGGATTTCGTTGTTTTTACTACTGAACTGACGGCTCAATTCTACCATCAATATTTTGCCAGTGCGCAAGCTGCGAGCATTCAAGCAGTTCGCATCCCTGATGGGCGCGATGATGCTGAATTGTGGCAGATCTTTCAGGCTGTGGTTGAAATCATTGAACCGAACGAAGCGGTTGTGTTCGATATTACTCACGGCTTTCGCTCGCTGCCATTCTTATCCTTCCTCGCCGCTGCCTATTTGCGCAAAGTCAAGGCCATTCAACTAAAACATGTATTCTTCGGTAATTTTGAAATGCGTGATCAGAGTGTCACTCCTCATCGCACGCCTGTGCTTGATCTGACCAATTTTGTCGAATTACTCGACTGGATGGTCGGGGCCGACCTGTTTGTGCGTTTCGGTGATGCCCGTGATTTGGCTACGTTGCTGCATACGCAGCATAACCGGGTCAAGCCCGATCCAAAAACTGCTAGTAAGGATGAAATGGCTGCTTGGAACAATTCACCAATTAAAGCAACAGCGAAGAATCTGACGAAAGTCTCAAAGGCATTGCGCGTCGTGCGACCGGCTGAGGTTATGGAGGTGAGCGAGCAAATCTACCAACAGTTACCGCAGGCTATTTCATCGATTGGTTCTCTAGCGAGGCCCTTCAATCCTCTCGCTGAGCAAGTTATCAATAGCTTTCAAAAGATTGCGCTTGGCGACAATGAGCTTAAGTCCGAGCGGGAATTGATTGGCTGGTATCTGGATCGCAATCAGGTTTTCCAGGCAGTGGCACTGGCGCGTGAGTGGTTAATTTCATGGACAATGGCGCAGCTTGGGCTGTATGACCAATTGCTGGAAAGAGACGTTCGCAAGCGTGTAGAAGACGCATTGGGCGCAGAAGTGCAGAGACAAAGCAAGAATATGACTGCTGAAGAACATTCGGGCGAAGGGCTTGACCTCAGCAAGTTGCCATCATGCAACGATGTGGTCAAGCTCTTTGGTCAGCTCGGTGAATTACGTAACGATTTGATGCACGCCGGAAAGCGAAAAAACCCGCTTACCGCCAATAAGGTTGAGGAACGGGCAAGTCTTCTTTATGAACAAGTGAAAAAACTTGAGGTTGACAATGTCGTGAACAGCGACTGCGCGTGA
- a CDS encoding TIGR03986 family type III CRISPR-associated RAMP protein — MAKHKNNKQIPKRGQMHQGGGKANRSEKWDRHQVSTQVVPPSPPTAPWPRAKESTKARESYRFLNPYNFVRYLPPPTIPETDPDAQLLGRCPPPPHDRYVGLTGRITCTLEAVTPLFIADSHDVQSTTILLVDNREVQHKNYRFFQYDGQDAIPATSLRGMIRALFETVTNSPFSVFNGEERLEYRIDPIESKRFKPGIVLSLPDGDQPGVIALCEEATIGAYYEDRNLNVLHGDWSCGETAYAVLSTAKNGVKKVEALAREQDNNRLLKYNKPLVKGWVKITGCTIETKRNERFFYFKEGDPAKAKHVSFDTEREADFNAVLHAQLHERRDDFHSQVQSDRLTPGNLVYVELEPDQKTVRNIALAKVARLRYRHSIGDLLPEHLKPSEEYERLDIASRVFGWVRATPAEDRKVRVAYAGRVRFSHAVLIEDKGVYAEPMPLAVLSSSKPTTTLFYLRKKDGEWSEEERKRPGSATTIGYDGPNQLRGRKFYRHHGNSLNRLEYERAGQRRDHQNRTVRGVRVPGNVFQFTIDFHNLAPVELGALLWTLSLGEEKCFFRLGYAKPLGFGSVKLAVDQIDLLEPGMRYCSLQQSGWRRAEVGERSEWVAAFAQAMQQCYGQSLYQLPHITDLLALLRDPVPPLPIHYPRTDVHPDPEGKNFEWFVANKVKSNKLADAGPNLVLEEPGDEQGLPLLTKEKE, encoded by the coding sequence ATGGCGAAGCACAAAAACAACAAACAGATACCAAAGCGTGGACAGATGCATCAAGGCGGAGGCAAGGCCAATCGCTCCGAAAAGTGGGATCGTCATCAGGTATCGACTCAGGTGGTTCCACCATCGCCACCGACGGCGCCGTGGCCACGTGCCAAAGAGTCAACCAAGGCGCGGGAATCCTACCGCTTCCTCAACCCCTACAATTTCGTCCGCTATTTACCACCACCCACCATACCGGAAACCGACCCCGATGCACAGTTGCTGGGTCGTTGCCCACCGCCGCCTCACGACCGGTATGTGGGTTTGACCGGGCGTATCACCTGCACCCTCGAAGCGGTCACCCCTCTTTTTATCGCGGATAGCCACGATGTGCAATCGACTACTATTCTGCTGGTCGATAACCGCGAAGTTCAGCATAAAAACTACCGTTTTTTCCAGTATGATGGTCAAGACGCCATACCTGCTACGAGTCTGCGCGGTATGATCCGTGCCTTGTTTGAAACGGTGACTAATTCACCGTTCAGTGTCTTCAATGGCGAGGAACGGCTCGAGTATCGTATCGACCCGATTGAGTCCAAACGGTTTAAACCCGGCATCGTGCTGAGTTTGCCGGACGGTGATCAACCGGGCGTCATTGCCCTCTGCGAGGAGGCGACAATCGGTGCGTATTACGAAGACCGTAACCTGAACGTTTTGCACGGCGATTGGAGTTGTGGTGAAACGGCGTATGCCGTTCTGAGCACCGCCAAGAATGGTGTGAAGAAGGTGGAAGCACTTGCGCGTGAGCAAGATAACAATCGCTTACTAAAGTACAACAAACCCTTGGTTAAGGGGTGGGTGAAAATAACCGGCTGCACTATCGAGACAAAACGCAATGAGCGTTTCTTTTATTTCAAAGAAGGTGATCCGGCCAAAGCCAAGCACGTCTCTTTCGATACCGAGCGCGAAGCCGACTTTAACGCAGTGTTGCATGCCCAACTCCACGAACGACGTGACGATTTTCACAGCCAGGTGCAGAGTGATCGGCTGACGCCGGGCAATTTGGTGTACGTTGAACTGGAACCGGATCAAAAGACCGTGCGCAATATTGCCCTGGCAAAAGTGGCGCGGCTGCGCTATCGCCATTCTATCGGCGATCTGCTCCCTGAACACCTGAAGCCGAGTGAAGAGTACGAGCGGCTAGACATTGCTTCGCGCGTATTCGGATGGGTACGCGCCACGCCAGCCGAGGATCGGAAGGTGCGTGTTGCCTATGCCGGACGGGTGCGCTTTAGCCACGCAGTATTGATTGAAGACAAAGGCGTGTATGCCGAACCCATGCCGTTGGCCGTCTTGAGTTCATCCAAACCGACCACCACGCTTTTCTACCTGCGCAAGAAAGACGGCGAATGGAGTGAGGAGGAGCGCAAGAGACCAGGCTCTGCAACCACCATTGGCTACGATGGACCCAATCAGTTGCGTGGACGGAAGTTCTACCGTCACCACGGAAATAGTCTGAATCGGCTCGAATATGAGCGTGCCGGACAGCGTCGCGATCATCAGAATCGCACGGTGCGCGGAGTACGTGTGCCGGGTAACGTATTTCAGTTCACAATTGATTTTCATAACTTGGCCCCGGTTGAGCTTGGTGCGTTGCTATGGACGCTAAGCTTGGGCGAAGAAAAATGCTTTTTCCGGCTCGGTTATGCTAAACCGCTCGGATTTGGCAGTGTCAAGTTGGCAGTAGATCAGATTGATTTGCTCGAACCCGGCATGCGCTATTGTTCATTGCAGCAATCGGGGTGGCGGCGAGCTGAGGTTGGCGAACGAAGTGAATGGGTGGCAGCGTTTGCACAGGCGATGCAGCAATGCTACGGTCAATCGTTGTACCAATTACCACATATCACCGATCTCCTCGCCTTGCTGCGCGATCCGGTTCCACCGCTTCCCATCCATTACCCGCGCACCGACGTTCATCCAGACCCAGAGGGCAAGAACTTCGAGTGGTTTGTGGCCAATAAGGTAAAATCGAACAAATTGGCCGATGCCGGTCCTAATCTCGTGCTCGAAGAGCCGGGCGATGAGCAGGGTTTGCCGTTACTCACAAAGGAGAAGGAGTAG
- a CDS encoding TIGR03986 family type III CRISPR-associated RAMP protein gives MSKAKTQRRPLSGGASSKQGYRFLNPYNFVRTLEPRNRHLAPLLGRCAPPPHDRYVGLTGRVYCRLTATTPIFVADSEDVCEEHVNGKIHRHYRFFRDPAGNIAIPGTSLRGAIRTIFEAATNSCFAHFAGDKRLSYHLLPELALQLVPARVRKIDTRWELELLPGTTTITPGQRPSGPQYAAWVHVYDPLQKSKTVAHSPNTPYDRRLKLSLTGFAHGELGHAIIERMIHPRRNFEFWNVVHLAKSHQPLPKPGANQLRVSGYLCITNQNIENKHDERLFFTTQQLNPVELPDTVRQKYEELIADYQERHRDEVRKRRDPNRPQGTEPAFSRFIVEGRQKLTDGDLVYAMLDKDGNSGYKVRFIVPVSVPRVGFERTIGDLLYPSDLKKCATYDELCPACRVFGWVWGDETAVNPPELSVRTAYAGRVSFSHAVLTKDGGTFDETLAILATPKPTTYRFYLRPRTGKPQNGQDDRQVDYNNQNQILRGRKVYRHHGAKLNPQEYRSVNGAKSDQNRTVQGVQQADSVFEFTIDFENLAPLELGALLWSLQIEGWHHRIGYAKPLGFGSVQIKVVRVSLLDPTERYASFARSGWHDQDQKQIDAWIKEFKQAMASRFGAAFEMLANIRDLKALLADKPPLPVHYPRSSRQPQPDGKQYEWFVGNKRGGKNPGPRIALPLAEDDSAGLPLIDKYGDLSTE, from the coding sequence ATGAGCAAAGCTAAAACCCAACGCCGGCCTCTATCGGGCGGCGCCTCATCTAAACAAGGATACCGCTTTCTCAACCCTTACAACTTCGTGCGCACATTGGAACCGCGCAACCGGCACCTTGCCCCTTTGTTGGGTCGCTGCGCGCCGCCGCCCCACGACCGGTATGTAGGGTTGACCGGACGTGTCTATTGCCGACTTACCGCTACCACCCCGATCTTTGTCGCGGATAGTGAGGACGTGTGCGAAGAGCACGTCAACGGCAAGATACATCGTCACTATCGCTTCTTTCGCGATCCGGCAGGTAATATCGCTATTCCCGGTACGAGCCTGCGCGGTGCGATCCGCACGATCTTTGAAGCAGCGACCAATTCCTGCTTTGCCCACTTTGCCGGCGATAAGCGATTGAGTTATCACCTGTTGCCAGAGCTGGCGCTGCAACTAGTTCCGGCGCGGGTGCGTAAAATCGACACGCGGTGGGAATTGGAGTTGTTACCCGGAACAACAACGATCACACCCGGCCAACGACCTTCCGGCCCGCAGTACGCCGCATGGGTGCATGTGTACGATCCGTTGCAGAAAAGCAAAACGGTCGCTCATTCGCCCAATACACCCTACGATCGGCGTCTAAAACTCTCGCTGACCGGCTTTGCGCATGGTGAGTTGGGTCACGCGATTATCGAGCGTATGATCCATCCGCGCCGCAATTTCGAGTTCTGGAATGTGGTGCATCTGGCAAAATCGCACCAACCACTGCCGAAGCCCGGTGCTAATCAGCTACGGGTGAGCGGGTATCTCTGTATTACCAATCAGAACATTGAGAATAAACACGATGAGCGACTGTTCTTCACCACCCAGCAGTTGAATCCGGTCGAGTTGCCTGACACGGTGCGGCAGAAGTACGAAGAACTGATCGCCGACTATCAAGAGCGTCACCGCGATGAGGTGCGCAAACGGCGGGATCCAAATCGTCCGCAGGGCACAGAGCCGGCCTTCAGCCGTTTTATTGTCGAAGGCCGCCAAAAACTAACAGATGGTGATCTGGTCTATGCCATGCTCGACAAAGATGGCAACAGTGGATACAAGGTGCGATTCATTGTGCCCGTCTCGGTGCCGCGTGTCGGCTTCGAGCGCACCATCGGCGATCTGCTGTACCCGTCTGACCTGAAGAAATGCGCGACTTACGATGAGCTCTGCCCTGCGTGTCGGGTGTTTGGGTGGGTGTGGGGTGACGAAACCGCCGTTAATCCTCCAGAACTGTCAGTACGAACGGCGTATGCCGGGCGCGTTAGCTTCAGCCATGCCGTATTGACCAAAGATGGCGGAACATTTGATGAAACTCTGGCTATTTTGGCTACACCCAAGCCGACCACCTATCGCTTCTATTTGCGTCCACGCACCGGCAAACCTCAAAATGGACAAGACGATAGACAAGTAGATTACAACAACCAGAATCAGATTCTGCGCGGGCGCAAAGTCTATCGCCATCACGGTGCAAAGCTCAATCCGCAGGAATACCGGAGTGTCAACGGTGCGAAGAGCGATCAGAACCGGACGGTGCAAGGCGTTCAGCAGGCAGACAGCGTTTTCGAGTTCACCATAGATTTCGAGAACCTGGCGCCGCTGGAGCTTGGCGCACTGCTCTGGAGTTTGCAGATCGAAGGATGGCATCACCGCATCGGCTACGCCAAACCGCTGGGGTTCGGCTCGGTACAGATCAAGGTCGTGCGTGTTTCATTGCTGGACCCTACCGAGCGGTATGCATCGTTCGCGCGTAGCGGTTGGCACGACCAGGATCAGAAACAAATCGATGCATGGATCAAGGAATTCAAGCAGGCAATGGCGTCACGCTTTGGCGCCGCCTTCGAGATGTTGGCAAACATCCGCGACCTCAAGGCATTACTGGCTGACAAACCTCCCCTGCCGGTCCACTATCCGCGTTCGAGCCGCCAGCCGCAGCCGGATGGCAAACAGTACGAATGGTTTGTCGGCAACAAGCGGGGCGGTAAAAATCCCGGACCGCGTATCGCATTGCCACTGGCGGAGGATGATTCTGCGGGGTTACCGTTAATTGACAAGTACGGCGATCTATCTACTGAGTGA
- the csx19 gene encoding type III-D CRISPR-associated protein Csx19, translated as MSDDSNDFFTRLHKEMQQAKLSDSDRPAILGGEFIPDQLCDFLDAWQGHWQGMPYRIWEHVSHIEFADRPTQPEFLERAEIFGERGSPAPCPCRCRWSKFLERAEIFGERGHLSLRRDGNRWLWHYIGTSVSFNGFAFEDFWQKHPTCHLYRYAESVMLWGDRKDTSSPWHDDRVAAANLTYPINTTSHVYLHFWRYTEQGRTAFVWYRALSNRPHKVETQ; from the coding sequence ATGAGCGACGACAGCAACGACTTTTTTACGCGACTGCATAAAGAGATGCAGCAGGCGAAGCTGAGCGACTCAGATCGCCCGGCCATTCTGGGTGGCGAGTTTATACCTGATCAACTGTGCGACTTCCTCGATGCGTGGCAAGGGCATTGGCAGGGGATGCCCTACCGCATCTGGGAGCACGTTAGCCATATCGAGTTTGCCGATCGGCCGACGCAGCCAGAGTTCCTCGAGCGTGCCGAGATCTTCGGTGAGCGTGGGTCACCGGCACCTTGCCCTTGCCGGTGTCGATGGTCAAAGTTCCTCGAGCGTGCCGAGATCTTCGGTGAGCGTGGTCATCTCTCGCTGCGGCGCGATGGTAATCGCTGGCTGTGGCATTACATCGGCACATCAGTATCGTTCAATGGATTCGCCTTTGAGGACTTCTGGCAGAAACATCCCACCTGTCATCTATACCGCTATGCCGAGTCGGTCATGCTGTGGGGTGATCGTAAAGACACCTCATCACCATGGCATGATGATCGCGTCGCCGCCGCCAACCTCACCTATCCGATCAACACAACTAGTCACGTCTACCTGCATTTCTGGCGCTACACCGAACAGGGACGAACTGCGTTTGTCTGGTATCGGGCATTAAGTAACAGACCACATAAGGTGGAGACACAATGA